ATATCCATAATTGAACACTATTATTCATATTATAAGCTACTAGAGTCTAGCTCCTGGAAGAACCTTTGAGTGATCGAGCTGGTTGACACTGGACGTGTCGAGTAGATGCACGGTAAGTCCGTTATGCTGCTGGCCGAGTGCGTGTGCCGTGGTGTCGTACCACCATAGCGAGAAAGCGCGACGGACGAGGCCAGGGTCGAATGTGCGAACGCCACGGAAAAAGAGTGAATCAATGAGGCCACGTCGAATAAGGCCAGAGCAATCAATGCCAATTGGACTCTCGCCGCCCCAGTAGTAGGTCACGCCGTCATAGCGACGAAGCCCTGCAACATAATCGGTGCGAAGCGAATCGACAGCAGGCAAGTTGCGTCCGGGTAAGGCTAGAAAGCCGCCGGACAAAAGCGTGACGCTGAACAGGGAGAAACGGAGAACGCGATGCCACCAGCACAACGCGATGAACCCAAACCAGACAACGACAAATAGCACAAGGCCCGTCGCTCGTGTGATGCGATTGCTCATGGGAAAGAGCCATACCGCGACGAATAGCACCAGTACGCCTAGCCAGAATTGTAGCAGTCGCGTTGATGTGGTTCCGTTCATGAGAATTGATAAATCCAAGTTGCTACCTAACGAGAACTCGACGTAAGCAGTATGATAACCAGTTGTATCTATTAATTTATAATCTTAGAAGACCTCACCATGAACACATTATGGTTTCATTAAAATTCTACAAATTTATTCGTGTGAGTATCAATGTAGTGATGTTTCCGTCCAATAATTCTTACGCTGCAGGTATTCTTCACGATTAACAGTAAACCAATTCCATGTCGTTTCTAGTCCGCTACGCAGAGAAGTTGTTGGCTCAAAATCTATCCACGCACGAGCACGGGTCATATCCATAACACGACGCGGAAAACCCGACGGCTTCGACGTATCAAAAATATAATTAAATGGAATAAAGCTATTTAATGTTTTGACCAACTCACGGATGGTGTATCCCTGACCGCTGCCTAAATTAATAAAGGATCCTCGTGTTCCGTGGTATAAGGCAAGAATTACGCCTTCCGCTGCGTCGGTTGCATAAAGAAAGTCTCGAACCGCTGCACCATCTCCCCAAATTTGAACAGGATCTTCACCGTTGGCGATGCGCCACATCAATGAAGGAATGACCATGGCGTTCTCGGGATCGAAGTTATCGCCCGGACCGTAAATGTTGCAAGGGCGAACCACAGCAAAGTGATCAAAACCGTATTGTTGTTGATAAGCCTGACATTGCAATTCCGCCATTCGTTTAGCCCAGCCAGGAAACATATCCATTGGTTGCGTTAATAAATCATATTCATCTTCCTTGAAAATTTCGGCGCTGCCATAAGTTCCAATCGTACTGGTGTATACTACCTTTTTTGCGCCATTCAAACGAGCGGCTTCCAAAACGTTCGTATTCATCATTAAAAAAGGAACAAAGGTACTTGCTGGTCGTGCCTTGGTAATCTCAACAGAGCCTTTAATACCTGCGAGGTGAAATACAAAATCCATATCACAGGTTATTTCCTTGCAAAAGGAAAAATCGCGTAAATCACCATAAATATGTTCAGCGTTTTCATGGACCGTGAGATGATCGAGGGATACGATACGCACATTTGCACCAGCAGCGCAAAGGATGCGAACGACTTCACGGCCAATCATTCCAGTACCACCAGTAACGAGAGCGTTTTTGCCGATAAAGCTATCTACTATTTTCTGTTTTATCATCATTGTTCCATTTTAGACATTATTATTTGATAAAGAACTAGCGCGAGCATGAGGAACCGGAATTCTGCGTGGTAACGCCGCATCCGCAACGTCTGCGAAATGGCGATACTTATTGATGAAGCTACATAATTGCAAATTTGCCTGAGTCGGATCAGCATTCATGCGAGATAATAATTCTTGTATTTCTTGAATAGTAGCTTCTCCAGTTTTTTCTCCGACACGTTGTGCTAAACGTATAAGTCTCGCTGTCTCCTCAACAGAAAAATCTCCATCAACAGCAAGTTCAACAGCAAAGTCGTAATATCCAAGTAATAAGGCGCAAAGATACAACATGGCATATTGACGAATTCCAGATAAATTCGTTACTGTATCTTTAGGATCTTTGAAAAAGACCGCATCACCAAAACATAGTCTTTCTCTTCCAATTATTTTACATTTATCAATATATTTTTGTGACCAACCTTGAGTTTCCATGAATCCATAAAAGGAAAAACCAGCTTTTCTCAAGAATTGTTCTAAATCTGAAAAGCGCGGTTGATTCTCATAAATTTCCACGAAAGAAACTTCAGAAATAATGGCCACGGTACGTTCTTGTAATGTGCGTGGTGCTGCCATCAATAAATCTAATTCCGATCCTTGCACATCTAGCTTTAGCAATTCCCCAAAAAAAGGTTGGCTCTTTCAATATTCAAACAAAATCGCGTCAAGCGTGTCCACCTCCACGGATAGGCTACCCTTGTACTCAAGTGATGAGACACGGTAACGATCACGAAATACGTGACTGGCCTTGAGCAAGGAATGGTTGACACCGTGAGCATAAAGATTTAATTCGCCACGGCCTCGAAAACCACCAACAGCGATATTTTCAACCACCGCAAAACCATAACGATCAGCCAAAGAATCATTTAATTCCATAATTCCTTGAGGATCCGGTTCAAAAGCGAGTACAGCCGCAAATTGAGCAATTGCATTGACGAAATTTCTCACCCCACCACGAGAACCAATATCTATGAAGCCAAGAGGAGCCGATTGTAGTTCAGCAAATATGTGACTAGCTTGAAAATCAGGATCATTTAGGAAATGACATTGATTCTTTTCCTCTACATCGGTCGCCAAATCAATAACGAATAACCCTCATGATATAAACTACCCATACCTAGACGGTGGGATTTAATTAATTCGATTTGCCTGGCATCCATTAGCTTTCGTAAACTAGGGAGATAACCTTGAAGATACTTGCGGCCTTGATGATAACGAAAAGCTATATTATCATACAAGCTCTCTGAATTATAAAAATCTGCTATTGGCTCCATATGGATAACTAAACCTGGACGGCGTTCAATAAGCCAGTCAAGAAATTGTTGAAAGCCTTCGCCGATTTGTTCCAACGCACAAAAAGTCATAACTGCGGTGTTTTTTTCTAAGTGCAGTACCGGATCCGGATGGAATAAATCAAAATGCCGTCCTTGTAACCGAAAGCCATGAAATTTCGCTACGTGATTAATAAGATCTACTGCAGAATATGCCCAGTCTAGCCCAACTAATTCCTTCTCCGGTGCCAGCTGCGCCAAAGCAGCCAAATTGAAGCCGCTGCCGCAACCAAATTCCCAAACTCGCTGAAATTTGGCTAAATATTTAACAAATAACCATCGCCGCAGCACACGAAAATAATTAAACTCAAACCCTGTTGTCAATGGTAGAGCGTAATCACCTTGCAACCGGATATGGGTTGATTTACTAATAAAGCTTGGCTCTAAAGCCGCTAGATCATTTTTACTGGCAGCATAACGTTCCGCTATCTCACCCCAAGCCATTTCCCAAATAGGGTGGCGGTGTTCGCCTACTTGATTAAAACTGTCCAATGAACGTAGCACCGACAGGATTAAAGTATCGCGCTCGTCTTGCTCTAATCGCCGATAGCGAAAATCATGTCGTGCTATTTCTTCTTGAACAAAATATGTATCTTCCGCAGGGGCATCAAAAGCATTCAGAAAATCAGTAACAGTAAAGATACGGATATCCTTCATGATTTCATGCCTGAAGTAATTCGATTCAAATACCAATGTACCGTATCGATTAAGCCGTCACGTAGAGATATCGTCGGCTCGAATCCAAGCGTTTCCCTAGCTTTACTGCAATCAACCATACGTTTAGGGATCGTAGTTGGCTTGCTGGTATCAAATATAACCTCGACATCGTGCCCCGCAGCTTCAAGTATGTATCCAACAATTTCGCGGACGGTGGCAACCTTGCCGTAGCCGATATTGATCGGCTCGCAGGTTGGCATTTTTTCCGTGGCCAATAGACAGCCACGCACTAAATCTTCAACATGCAAAAAATCCCGAATTTCGTCACCGGTACCCCATACTTCGAAGGGAGTCATCTTGTCCACAGCCTTGCGAATGAGCGCGGGAATTACATGACTGGTTGCTAGATTGAAATCGTCAAAACGACCATAAGTAGCCGTCGGGCGAACCAAGACGATTTTAGTGCTGGATTTTTGATGAACAAATTCCCCCATGCGCTCCAGATAACGACGCATCCAGCCATAGCCGAAATAGGAAGGATGAGTAGGCCCATTCCACATTTCATCCTCACGGATGGGATGTTCGGATACCGGATAACCAGTAGACGAGCCAAAGATTTGTACCCGCGCGGTTTTCGCCGCCCAAGCTGCCTCTAACACATTGGCAGTTAAGGTTAAATTGGTGGTAATCGCCGACATGGGATTACTGGCTGTGACTCCTGCGGCGGAGACCGCGCCGGCGCAATGAAAAACGATCTCGACGCCTTCTAGGGCGCGGCGGCATTCCTGCTGATTGGTCAAGTCGGCGATTCGTATTTCAACACTCGGATCATGAATAATCATCGGGCGATTGTGTACGACGGCATGCACCCGCGCACCCGTTTCTAGTAGGGCCTTGACCATGTGTGTGCCGACAAAACCCGATCCACCGGTTACCAAACATATCTTATTTTGATAAAACATGAGAATTATCTCTGGTTGCTGAAACCGATAGCAGCCATTCGACGGCAGTGTGAATACCAGAAACATCCAAGCCAAGCTTGGCGTGAATGTCATGTAAGGTACCGTACCAACCGCAAAAGACGTCCGGCAGCCCGTGATACCAGGTACGCAGGCCGGGCACCTCGTTAATGGCCTCACGCAATCCGAAGGCGTCATGCACAACTAGGATGCGGGTGTCGGCAAATGCCTGTATCAATTCGTGGTCAATTGGTTTTATGGTGTGAAAGTACACCAGATTGACGTTCAGATCGCGCACTGCTTCCAGCACGTTACCAAGCAATGGGCCAGCGGTCATTACTGTCACGTCGCTTCCGTGTTTGAGCACCATTCCCTTGCCAAAACGGATTTCACCAGTATCGATGGTATGCGGATGATCAGACAGACGGAAATAGGTTGGTTGACCATTAGCATATTGACTGCGCAGCAGCGCGTTCAATTCTTTGATTGTTCCCGGCTGCAATACTTCGCACCCTGGCAACATCCGTAAAATAGCTAAATCCGTGTAGGCATGATGGGTGGCGCCGTCCCAGGCGTAATCAAAGGAAGCACCGCAAGAAATAATATTGCCCCCGAAATGGTTGTAGCACAAATCTAATTTGATTTGTTCATAGCTGCGTTCGGTAAGGAATGGTGCGATGGTATGCACAAAGGGAATTAATCCTTGCGAACTCAAGCCCGCCGCAACGCTAATTAACGTATTCTCGCAGATGCCCATATTATGAAAGCGTTCAGGATAACGCTGACGAAAATCATTGAATACATAAACACTCACGTCGCCAAGAATGATGGTAATGCGATCATCATGTTCAGCGAGATCCAGCACAGTCTGTTTAAACTGTTTTCTCATCCAGTTCTCTCATCAGGATTGCAAATTCTTGATTATTCGGTGACCGCCGATGCCATTCATAATGATTATTAGCTAATGTTGTGCAACCATACCCTTTGATCGTATGGGCTACAATTACTTTCACCTGTTGACTAAGCTGTTGAAACGTTTCGCTCAGTGCCTTCAAATCATGACCGGCAACCGCGACCACCTCGCAGCCAAAACCTTGAAAGTGTGCTTCGGGTTCAAATATTTGCAACCCCCGGGCATGGGATCGATTGTCATCATAGATAATTGTTAAGTTATTCAATCTTTGATTAACTGCGACCATGATTGCTTCCCAAACCGTTCCCTCATTTGATTCACCATCGCCAATAAGAACAAACACCCGACGAGGTAACTTTTGTATTTTAAATGCCAAAGCAATGCCAACCGCCACACCAATTCCATGACCTAGTGAACCTGTCGAAACCTCAATGCCGGAAATTTTAGCGTGATCCGCATGGCATCCAAAATCCGACATGAATGCTCCGAAGGTAAAAACTCTTTCGATTGGAAAATACCCATGGTGGGCTAATACACAATAATGAGCAAGTGCCGCATGGCCTTTACTTAAGACAAAGATGTCCCGCTGATTCCAATCGGGAATATTCGGATCGTGTTTCATCACGCCATAAACGGAATGAAGAATTTCAACAATGGAGAAGCAGGTCGGAATATGGCCATGACCACTTTCCCTGGCTATCCGTAAAATGTTTTTTCTGATGTCAGCACAAGCTGGCTGCATAATAACTCCAGTTTATCTCTCGACTATTCCAAAACTGCGAAAGAAATACGTGACGCCGCAGGATAGCGTTGAATTCTAAGACCAGCTAAATTCATGGTTTCAAGAAGTGCGATAGTTTCACCAGGAAATATATCATCACATAATTCGTCAAACACTAATACACTTCCCTTGAATAATCTGGGCTTGATGGCTTCCAAAGCAATTTTAGTTGGAGCATGAATATCAAAATCAAATATCGCTAAGGATACAATAGTTTCTGGATGGCGTGCGAAATATTCGGGAATTGTCTGTGCCGCATCTCCTTTGACCAGCTCGTATTTTTTAAGGTGAGAAACAGGATTCAACGCATCCTGGAGTTCGATGAGCCGCGCTAGATAGGTCTCGTACTCACTCGATACTGAAAAAGAGCCATCAATGCAACGACAATTTACACCATCTTTTTCATTCATTCCCTTAAATCCCTCAAAAGTATCAAAACCAATAATTTTTCGATGACGATTAAATGGCTCAAATATTCCTCGCAATGCCGACAATAAAGAAATAGTCTGTCCCCAGCGTACTCCAAACTCCATGATGACGCCGTGAGTATTGATGATTTTTTGATAAATCTCATGAAAAAAAATTATTCGTGCTAGTGACTTAGAGGTCAGATATAATCCTAAATTTGGTAGTAGTTCGTCATCAGGTAAAGGAGTTTTCTTGAGTAAAGCACAGAACTCTTTTTGAATATTTTTTTCACTTACACTAGAAAGTACGATAGCATCATGTTTTTCTGTTTTCATTTATTCCACCAATTTTTATTTTCTTGCCACCATTCAAGTGTATTTTTTATTCCTGCATCAATGCTTATCTGTGGTATCCAATCTAGTTTGCTGCGGGCTTTCGAGCAATCCAGCGCGCGAAAAGCGGCCGTTGTTGGACGTTGGTCATTATATTGAATGCGGGATGGAGTATAGTCCGCATACTTGAGCGCCCATGTGACAACATCATCAACTGTTGTCTGAACCCCTGAACCAATATTGAAAACATCGAAATGGATGTCATCTCGTTCTAACATTAATACCACCGCGCGTGCAAAATCGTCAGCATGAATCACATCTCTTGTAACCTCTGGGCTACCCCAAATTTCAAATGGATCCATTCGATCGACCGCCTTACGAATAATGGCAGGAATAAAATTAGAGGTTTGAGGATTGAAACGAGCGAATGGCCCAAAAACATTAGACGCACGGATAATCATGATATCCATGCCGGATTGTCGATGCCAGAATTCGCATAATTTTTCGTTAAATCGAGTGACCCAGCCGATTCCCGTATAAGCATCGGGAGGATTTTGATTCAGATCAAGCTGATTTTCTCGGATATGTCCATCAAACGGCTGATACAATGTCGCGGAGCCGATAAATACGAGTCGTCGCATATTTGACATGGCTAAACCTTGCAATAAATTTGCGTTCATGAACAAATTGTCATTAATCTGTTGCCATGGTTGAGCGGTTAATGTGCCGACACCTGAAGTACGAGCAGCCGCCATTACGGCGCAATCACAGCCCATCCCAATACGACTGCATTCTTCCTGTGAGGCGATGTTTGATTTAACGTATTCTATTCGCGGGTTCAAAAAAAATGGTTCTGTGTGATGATAACATGCTCGAATTAATAAATCGGAATCATGATAAAGAAGCCGGGCTAAAATGGCAGTACCAACCATTCCAGTTGCTCCTGCCACTAATATTTTTTTTCCATGCAATGACATAATATCTACCGTACTAAACGCGACGCGCTAAATTTTACTCGATTGCGCCAATAATCCAGCAAATCCAGCATCGTTTTTTCAAACGGAATTGCTGGCTTCCATCCGGTGTGTGCCTGGAATTTTTTCGTATTAGGAACTTGCAGATCGGCATCCAATGGCCTTAATCGAGTCTGCTCAATTTCCACCTGAATGCTATCACGGCACGTTGAAATTGAAATGAGATATTCGAGCATATCCGCTACGGAACATGAAAACGTGCCACCAATATTGTAATAAGCGCCTGGAACTGGATTAATCGTGACCAGCAAATAATAGGCTCTAACTGCGTCGCGGACATCAGACCAAGTACGCAACGACTGGAGATTTCCGGTTTTTACCACTGGTGGGATGAGTCCTTGTTCAATCATGGCGATTTGTTTGGCAAAGGAAGATTCCGCGAATACGTCGCCGCGCCGTGGACCCGTATGAGTAAACATGCGAGTGACCAATACCTTTTGACTGTAAGCCTCGGCGTGAAATCTACCTATTAAATCTGCTCCTGTTTTGGAGATGGCATAAGGTGACGCTGGATGAAAAGAGCATTCTTCATCAATAGGTAATTTTTCTCGTGGTACTCTGCCGAAAACTTCCGACGAGGAGCAGACGTGTATGATGGGATCGATTTCTGAACAACGGCGTAACGCTTCAAGGAGTCTTTCCGTGCCCAGGATATTGGTGTCAAGGGTATGGAGAGGAGAAGTAAAACTGTTTAACGGATAACTTTGAGCCGCAAGGTGAAATACATAATCAGGGCGGGATTTTTCAACGGCGTTAATAAGAGATACATAATCACAAAGATCTCCATCGATGAAGTGGATGCGATCTTGACGATTTGCACGGTCAATGAGATGTTCAATATTATCCAGAGGGCTACGCCATCGACACATCCCAAAAATTTCCCAATCGGTATTCTCCAATAAAAAATCTGCAAGATGTGATCCGACCATACCGGTAATGCCGGTGATTAGTGTTTTCATTTGGAATATTTTTCAAAGAAATTTTGAGCACGGAAATAATCCACCGGAATGCCAATGTCGATAAATTTTCCCTGCGTTAAAAAACCATATAGTCCATAATCTATCATGGTTGGAAAAATTGTTTTTTCAAGAGACACTGACTGTTCAGCAGGTATCATCTTTATTATGATTTCCTGATTTATAACATAAATGCCTGAATTTATATAACCATCACCGGAGTAACAACCTTTTTCTTCAAATTTGGTTATTTGTCCTAAACTATTCATAGATACTTTTCCATAGCGACCCACATCATCTATTGAAGTTACGGCAATCGATAATTTTGCGCTTCTTGTTTTATGAACAGTGAACATTTCGCTTAAATCGAGATCACAAAAAGAATCCCCATTCATGACAATCACTGAATCGGTCTGCAATAGCGATAAAGCCAGACGCAAGGCTCCTCCTGTTCCTAGTGGATATTGTTCCGTCGAGTAAAGGAGTTCCATGGATCGATAACAAGAACCTAATACCGTTTTCATCATTGCTTCCATATAACCAACACATAATATAACACGAGAGATGCCAGCGTCGGCAATTTGGTCCATGAGATAGGTAATGAATGGGCGTCCGTGTATTTTAGCTAAACATTTTGGACAATCATTGACTATCGGACGAAGTCGAGTGCCTAGTCCACCAGCCAGAATTACTGCCTCTTGGGGATATTTTTTATTTATAATCAATTAAATACTCCTTTAGAGTAGTACTCGAAAACAATAGCGCGGAATCAGTGCCCATTCTTTTACTTGTATAATCAATGATTTTAGTTTTTTATACAAATTTCAAAGTAAATACCATTGACAAATATTCTATTTTTTGTGTAAGTTGCTATTTTTATAGAAGCATGAAAATTGTGTTGAACCCCACGGCTAAAGTCGTGGTCTTGTTAAAGTCTAATTCGTCAATCATCGCCGTCCTAAAGGGCGAGGCTAGTGAAAAAACGGAGATTGACCAGCCTAAGTCCGAGCAATCGGGTTACGTTGCAAAAAAGTAATAAAGACTCACCTTGGATTATTTAAAGTATTGAATTGAAGTTGCGTTTCAATATTAGCGAGATAAGTGAAGTCACAAAGCTTGCGTCACCATGCCCGCAAGGGCTGGCAACTGGGAAAGACCGGCGTTTTAACAGACGGTTGCAAAAATCGTCTCCTTTCATTACTAACTTTTTAAGCCAAACGTTTCTCGGAGATACAGATGAAACAAACCTTCCAGCCGCATGTTCTGAAACGTAAACGTGATCACGGCTTTCGCGCCCGGATGAAAACGCGAGGTGGCCGATTGGTACTCAAGGCTCGCCGCGCAAAAGGTCGGGCGCGCCTGACGGTCTAGTATTCCCAAAACTCAAAAAATGGCCAGGATTGGCTTTCCCAGGACGCGGCGGCTTTTCAGGTCGGCACAGTTTGAACGGGTTTTCGCGCAACCTCAGAAGGCGGGGGTGTCCGGTTTAACGGTACTGGCGTGCCTAAATGATCGCACTTATCCGCGTCTAGGTTTGATCGTTTCCAAGCGAAGCACCCGATCTGCTGTTGCCCGTAACCGTATCAAGCGGTTGAGCCGAGAAGTCTTCCGCCATCTCCAGGACCGCCTGGGGGGGGTGGATTTTATCGTTATGTCCCGTCCCGGGCTAACAGAGCGGGATAATCCCACACTTGCTGGACTGCTCTCCAAATGCCTCCTTGACGCCGCGAACCGATGCGGAAGATCCTAATCCTGCTGGTGCGAGGCTATCGTTACCTCTTGAGTCCCTTGCTCGGCAATCACTGCCGTTTTTACCCTACTTGCTCTCAGTACGCCCTGGATGCTCTTGAGCGCCATGGAGCGTTGTGGGGCATGTGGCTGACCGTGCGACGGCTGGCCCGTTGTCATCCCTGGCATGCTGGTGGGGTCGATCCGGTTCCCGATAAACTTTTCAGGCGTTGATATGGATAACCAAAAATTAGTGTTGTACGTTGCCCTGTCTTTTGTTCTGCTGATGCTATGGCAGGCGTGGCAACAGGATTACGGCTCCAAGTCTATTTCCTCCCCTGCTGAACAAGGCGTTTATCCCCTTGGCGGTCCTGCGGTTAAGACTGGTGGAGGCACGGATATTCCCAGGCCGGGCGCGACATCCGTTTTGCCTGCTGCACCATCGCAATCGGTTTTGAAGTCCGCCGAGCGGATTCATGTGGTCACCGATCGGCTCAATGTCGAAATTGATAGCACCGGCGGAGACCTGCGCCAAGTAGAACTCCGATCATATCCCGTTGTTGTGGAACAACCCGATCAGGCATTTCAGTTTCTCTCTGAAGCACCTGAGCGAATGTTCATTGCTCAGGGAGGTCTTTTAGGTAACTCTGCTCCCAATCACTATGCTTCATACAAAATCGAACAGTCCGATTATCGTTTATCCGAAAATGCTTCTACGTTGCAGGTACCATTGTCTTGGCACCATTCATCCGGGATGGAAATAATTAAGGTATATACTTTTCATCGTGATAGTTACGTCGTGAAACTAGATTATCAGGTACATAATTCCACAAATGCGGAATGGCAAGGCCAAATATATTCTCAATTTCAACGCATCGAACCCCCCAATAAAAAATCCGCCTTTGGTATTTATACCTATACAGGAGGTGTAGTTTCTAGTCCAGAAAATATTTATGATAAAGTGGATTTTTCTCGAATGAAGAAAGAAAATCTTTCCTTGGATTTTAAGGGTGGCTGGCTTGCAATGATTGAACATTATTTCGCCGCCGCATTGATTCCGCCCACCGATATTCTGATCCATGCTTATACCAAGATCGTGGATGGGGAACGTTATGTCTTAGGCTACGTTGGCCCAGTGGTAACCCTTCAACCAGGCGAAAATGCGACCATTTCCACGAGTTTTTACATTGGTCCAAAGGATCAGCAGCATTTAAAAAATGCGGCCACTAATCTAGAACTAACTGTCGATTATGGAAAGCTTACCATTATCGCTCAACCTATTTATTGGCTGCTTGCATTAATTCAAGGCGTAGTTCATAACTGGGGTTGGTCGATTATTTTCCTTACCATACTTATCAAGGCGGCATTTTTTCATCTTTCCGCCACCAGCTACAAATCCATGGCTCAAATGCGCAAGCTTACCCCCCGCATTCAAGCCCTCAAGGAGCGTTTCGGAGATGATCGTCAGCGAATGAACGAGGCGATGATGGAGATCTATCGCAAGGAAAAAATTAATCCGTTGGGTGGTTGCCTGCCGATTGTAGTTCAAATTCCAGTTTTTATCGCACTATATTGGGTGTTAGTGGAAAGCGTGGAATTGCGCCAGGCGCCATGGATGTTTTGGATTCACGACCTTTCAGCCCAGGATCCCTATTATGTTTTACCATTGATTATGGGGGTCACGATGTTTGTCCAGCAAAAACTTAGCCCCGCCCCACCAGATCCGATTCAAGCCAAGGTGATGATGGCTATGCCAATTTTTTTTACGGCCATGTTTTTATTTTTTCCGTCCGGGTTGGTGTTGTACTGGGTAGTAAACAATACTCTGTCTATTACCCAGCAATGGTACATTACCAATAAGCTGATCAATGACTAACGCAGCTAAACTGTATACCCATTGAAGCCTTGCTACACTTCAATGGGTTGCGGAAAATTACCGCCTTATTTATTGAAAGGCTCCGGGCGCGGAGTCTTATCGCTGGAGGGTGGTAAGATCGGTAGCAAAAATCTAGGTTGATCGCCAGTCAAGGTGTTCAGGAATGCCACAATCTTGGCGTTTTCTTCCACACTAAATGTTTTTCCGAGTTGAATACGACCCATGGTATCCACCGCCTCAGAGAGGATATGAGCCTCACCGTCGTGAAAATAAGGATAAGTCAGCGCCACATTTCGCAAGGTCGGCACTTTGAACTTAAATCTATCCTCTTCGTTACCAGTGACCGCGCTTAAACCTTCGGCGGAACTGTTGGCTGCATAAGGCTCGACGATACCCATTTTTTGGAATGAATTACCACCCACTGCCATACCGTTGTGACAGGCGACACAACCGCTATTTTTAAATAGCTCGTAGCCAGCTTTTTCGTCGGCAGTAATAGCATCCGTATTGCCTAGCAACCATTGGTCGAAACGAGAATTCGGTGTGACTAGTGTCTTCTCGAATTCTGCAATTGCCTGGGTTACTTGATCGACAGTAATTTTGTCTTCACCGAAAGTTTGTTTGAAATCAACAATATAACCAGGTATAGACTCTAATACCTCAATAGCCAGCGCATGGTTGGAGGCCATCTCACCTGGGTTAGCGATTGGACCAC
This is a stretch of genomic DNA from Gammaproteobacteria bacterium. It encodes these proteins:
- a CDS encoding Crotonobetainyl-CoA--carnitine CoA-transferase — translated: MKTEKHDAIVLSSVSEKNIQKEFCALLKKTPLPDDELLPNLGLYLTSKSLARIIFFHEIYQKIINTHGVIMEFGVRWGQTISLLSALRGIFEPFNRHRKIIGFDTFEGFKGMNEKDGVNCRCIDGSFSVSSEYETYLARLIELQDALNPVSHLKKYELVKGDAAQTIPEYFARHPETIVSLAIFDFDIHAPTKIALEAIKPRLFKGSVLVFDELCDDIFPGETIALLETMNLAGLRIQRYPAASRISFAVLE
- the ccp gene encoding Cytochrome c551 peroxidase; this translates as MKKLNYAINLTLVGISLSFMVLAEEPIQPIRPVQEINLAQVELGKKLYFDPRLSKSGFISCNSCHNLSMGGTDNLRTSIGHNWHEGPINAPTVLNSSMNVAQFWDGRAKDLQEQAGGPIANPGEMASNHALAIEVLESIPGYIVDFKQTFGEDKITVDQVTQAIAEFEKTLVTPNSRFDQWLLGNTDAITADEKAGYELFKNSGCVACHNGMAVGGNSFQKMGIVEPYAANSSAEGLSAVTGNEEDRFKFKVPTLRNVALTYPYFHDGEAHILSEAVDTMGRIQLGKTFSVEENAKIVAFLNTLTGDQPRFLLPILPPSSDKTPRPEPFNK
- a CDS encoding D-glycero-alpha-D-manno-heptose 1-phosphate guanylyltransferase; translation: MIINKKYPQEAVILAGGLGTRLRPIVNDCPKCLAKIHGRPFITYLMDQIADAGISRVILCVGYMEAMMKTVLGSCYRSMELLYSTEQYPLGTGGALRLALSLLQTDSVIVMNGDSFCDLDLSEMFTVHKTRSAKLSIAVTSIDDVGRYGKVSMNSLGQITKFEEKGCYSGDGYINSGIYVINQEIIIKMIPAEQSVSLEKTIFPTMIDYGLYGFLTQGKFIDIGIPVDYFRAQNFFEKYSK
- the yidC gene encoding Membrane protein insertase YidC, which produces MDNQKLVLYVALSFVLLMLWQAWQQDYGSKSISSPAEQGVYPLGGPAVKTGGGTDIPRPGATSVLPAAPSQSVLKSAERIHVVTDRLNVEIDSTGGDLRQVELRSYPVVVEQPDQAFQFLSEAPERMFIAQGGLLGNSAPNHYASYKIEQSDYRLSENASTLQVPLSWHHSSGMEIIKVYTFHRDSYVVKLDYQVHNSTNAEWQGQIYSQFQRIEPPNKKSAFGIYTYTGGVVSSPENIYDKVDFSRMKKENLSLDFKGGWLAMIEHYFAAALIPPTDILIHAYTKIVDGERYVLGYVGPVVTLQPGENATISTSFYIGPKDQQHLKNAATNLELTVDYGKLTIIAQPIYWLLALIQGVVHNWGWSIIFLTILIKAAFFHLSATSYKSMAQMRKLTPRIQALKERFGDDRQRMNEAMMEIYRKEKINPLGGCLPIVVQIPVFIALYWVLVESVELRQAPWMFWIHDLSAQDPYYVLPLIMGVTMFVQQKLSPAPPDPIQAKVMMAMPIFFTAMFLFFPSGLVLYWVVNNTLSITQQWYITNKLIND
- a CDS encoding Epimerase domain-containing protein is translated as MSLHGKKILVAGATGMVGTAILARLLYHDSDLLIRACYHHTEPFFLNPRIEYVKSNIASQEECSRIGMGCDCAVMAAARTSGVGTLTAQPWQQINDNLFMNANLLQGLAMSNMRRLVFIGSATLYQPFDGHIRENQLDLNQNPPDAYTGIGWVTRFNEKLCEFWHRQSGMDIMIIRASNVFGPFARFNPQTSNFIPAIIRKAVDRMDPFEIWGSPEVTRDVIHADDFARAVVLMLERDDIHFDVFNIGSGVQTTVDDVVTWALKYADYTPSRIQYNDQRPTTAAFRALDCSKARSKLDWIPQISIDAGIKNTLEWWQENKNWWNK
- the rnpA gene encoding RNase P protein component; the protein is MARIGFPRTRRLFRSAQFERVFAQPQKAGVSGLTVLACLNDRTYPRLGLIVSKRSTRSAVARNRIKRLSREVFRHLQDRLGGVDFIVMSRPGLTERDNPTLAGLLSKCLLDAANRCGRS
- a CDS encoding GDP-4-dehydro-6-deoxy-D-mannose reductase; protein product: MKTLITGITGMVGSHLADFLLENTDWEIFGMCRWRSPLDNIEHLIDRANRQDRIHFIDGDLCDYVSLINAVEKSRPDYVFHLAAQSYPLNSFTSPLHTLDTNILGTERLLEALRRCSEIDPIIHVCSSSEVFGRVPREKLPIDEECSFHPASPYAISKTGADLIGRFHAEAYSQKVLVTRMFTHTGPRRGDVFAESSFAKQIAMIEQGLIPPVVKTGNLQSLRTWSDVRDAVRAYYLLVTINPVPGAYYNIGGTFSCSVADMLEYLISISTCRDSIQVEIEQTRLRPLDADLQVPNTKKFQAHTGWKPAIPFEKTMLDLLDYWRNRVKFSASRLVR